One window of the Lycorma delicatula isolate Av1 chromosome 3, ASM4794821v1, whole genome shotgun sequence genome contains the following:
- the LOC142320768 gene encoding uncharacterized protein LOC142320768, whose protein sequence is MSEEMFPVNDAQLEQVVYDVLQEDDELEGTPNQRLQLLIPRRLVYGEVDDQQHHPLLDDGNDNLIAEAAADVENNESEESTVVTTSFILENRVRFTKFHNEQEAYFGLRRCLNAKEEGEYKMKINIENLPMKEIDVAVAKRDS, encoded by the exons atGTCCGAAGAAATGTTTCCAGTAAATGATGCGCAATTAGAACAGGTTGTTTACGATGTTTTACAAGAAGATGATGAATTAGAGGGAACTCCTAATCAGCGGCTGCAGTTATTAATACCGCGAAGGTTGGTGTATGGGGAAGTCGACGACCAACAACATCATCCTTTATTAGATGACGGCAACGATAACCTCATAGCAGAGGCTGCTGctgatgttgaaaataatgaaagtgaAGAAAGCACAGTAGTAACAACATCATTCATCCTCGAAAACCGTGTTAGATTTACAaag tttcataatgaacaagaggCTTATTTTGGACTTAGGCGTTGTCTAAATGCAAAAGAAGAaggagaatataaaatgaaaataaatattgaaaatttaccgATGAAAGAG aTTGATGTCGCAGTTGCAAAAAGAGATTCTTAA